The Methylobacterium sp. PvR107 genome contains a region encoding:
- a CDS encoding DUF4381 family protein — MNPVTPAETPLTLDQLRGLHLPGGAAGAVQGEIIAAAALGFLAALLVGLVRYGRGRAGASLRRAALAELARSRGLDPEARLVAQARLLRRLGRTLGGDAEAGATGADWAARLDGLFRTDFFTRGAGRVLADGLYRRQDPDLDALDAELGRLIGRLRA; from the coding sequence ATGAATCCCGTCACGCCCGCCGAGACGCCGCTGACCCTCGACCAGCTCCGCGGCCTGCACCTGCCCGGCGGCGCCGCGGGCGCCGTGCAGGGCGAGATCATCGCGGCGGCCGCCCTCGGCTTCCTCGCCGCCCTGCTGGTCGGGCTGGTGCGCTACGGGCGCGGCCGCGCAGGGGCCAGCCTCCGCCGGGCGGCTTTGGCCGAACTCGCCCGCAGCCGCGGCCTCGACCCGGAGGCGCGCCTCGTCGCCCAGGCGCGCCTGCTGCGTCGCCTCGGCCGGACCCTCGGCGGCGATGCCGAGGCCGGCGCCACGGGCGCGGACTGGGCCGCCCGCCTCGACGGGCTGTTCAGGACCGACTTCTTCACGCGGGGTGCCGGACGGGTGCTCGCCGACGGCCTGTACCGGCGGCAGGATCCCGACCTCGATGCCCTCGACGCCGAGCTCGGCCGCCTGATCGGACGGCTGCGGGCATGA